One window from the genome of Nitrospira defluvii encodes:
- a CDS encoding response regulator translates to MSKPRVLLADDHSLVLEGFRRILNDQCELVGMVEDGRALLETADRIHPDIVILDVSMPLLNGIDAATQLKKTHPSIKVIFVTMHADADYVRSAFEAGASGYLLKRSAVDELEQAIRAVWAGHTYITPLIAKDLLDVLLTSGAGQAQQRKTLTFRQREVLQLLAEGRTAKDIALRLKISTRTVEFHKAQLMEQLNLHTTAELIKYALTHGFIASS, encoded by the coding sequence ATGTCTAAACCGCGTGTGCTCTTGGCCGACGACCATTCCCTGGTGCTGGAGGGGTTTCGCCGCATCCTCAACGACCAATGTGAGTTGGTCGGGATGGTTGAGGATGGCCGTGCATTGCTGGAAACGGCAGATCGAATTCATCCGGACATTGTGATTCTTGACGTGTCGATGCCGCTGTTGAATGGCATCGATGCCGCCACACAGCTCAAGAAGACCCATCCTTCCATCAAAGTCATATTCGTCACAATGCATGCCGATGCCGACTATGTCCGATCGGCCTTCGAGGCCGGGGCCTCGGGGTACCTCCTGAAGCGATCGGCGGTCGATGAATTAGAACAGGCGATACGGGCGGTATGGGCCGGGCATACGTACATCACGCCCTTGATCGCCAAGGATCTGCTGGATGTGTTGCTCACGTCAGGGGCGGGGCAGGCCCAGCAGAGAAAAACACTCACCTTTCGTCAGCGAGAAGTGCTGCAATTGTTGGCCGAGGGGCGAACGGCCAAAGACATTGCCCTCCGGCTCAAGATTTCTACGCGAACCGTTGAGTTTCATAAAGCCCAGCTCATGGAGCAACTGAATCTCCATACGACGGCTGAATTGATTAAGTATGCGTTAACACACGGATTTATTGCCTCTTCCTAA
- a CDS encoding sensor histidine kinase, with the protein MTTQPSHRLVLFAIVVLGIGLYTLDLYLPLGIGNGVLYGGLVVLSLALPDRITPILVASTCSVLALSDVFLGVTFPNVPLWMGLSNRLFSLTAIWFPVIYAFQRRKIEEALRSAHDELEVRVGERTRELALVNQALVEEIGERMETERSLRESESSLKVSQEELQHSREELRALAGQLLTAQEEERRRIARDLHDDVNQRLAMLAMDLRRIEKGEVGDLAMIEGLVRSITRRLTTVSDDVRQMAYRFHPSILDDLGLVKAVRRLVDDFSTSAKIDAVYVHHDAVSPVPTDLATCVYRIAQESLNNVARHAQATEVEVELICDEEVITLSVRDNGVGFDAQQASQGLGRLGLLSMKERVRLVGGSLTVSTAPGRGTHLEVCVPLPGGAHV; encoded by the coding sequence GTGACGACACAGCCTTCCCACAGACTGGTACTGTTTGCGATTGTTGTCCTTGGCATCGGCCTGTATACCCTCGATTTGTACCTCCCGCTAGGAATCGGCAACGGGGTTCTCTATGGAGGACTCGTGGTGCTGTCCTTGGCGCTGCCGGATCGCATCACTCCGATTCTTGTCGCCAGCACCTGCTCCGTGCTGGCTCTGTCGGATGTGTTTCTCGGCGTCACCTTTCCCAATGTGCCGCTCTGGATGGGATTGAGTAATCGCCTGTTCAGTCTGACGGCGATCTGGTTTCCGGTGATCTACGCGTTCCAACGTCGGAAAATCGAGGAAGCGCTGCGTAGCGCCCACGATGAACTGGAGGTGCGGGTCGGCGAGCGGACGCGTGAGTTGGCCTTGGTCAATCAAGCGCTCGTCGAAGAGATCGGCGAACGTATGGAGACGGAACGATCTCTCCGGGAAAGCGAGTCGTCTCTGAAAGTAAGCCAGGAGGAGTTGCAGCATAGTCGAGAGGAACTTCGCGCGCTGGCCGGCCAACTATTGACGGCCCAGGAAGAGGAGCGCCGCCGTATCGCGCGTGATTTGCATGATGATGTCAACCAACGACTGGCCATGTTGGCCATGGACCTTCGACGAATTGAGAAAGGCGAGGTGGGGGACCTGGCTATGATTGAGGGGCTGGTGCGATCGATTACCCGCCGTCTGACCACGGTTTCAGATGATGTCCGCCAGATGGCCTACCGGTTTCATCCGTCCATTCTCGATGACTTGGGGCTCGTGAAGGCGGTTCGCCGGTTGGTGGATGATTTTTCCACAAGTGCCAAGATTGACGCGGTGTATGTGCATCACGACGCCGTCAGTCCGGTGCCGACCGATCTGGCCACCTGCGTGTATCGGATTGCGCAGGAGAGCCTGAATAACGTGGCTCGTCATGCGCAGGCCACGGAAGTGGAAGTCGAATTGATTTGTGATGAAGAGGTCATTACGCTGTCGGTCCGAGACAACGGCGTCGGGTTCGATGCGCAACAGGCATCGCAGGGTCTTGGCCGTCTGGGGTTGTTGAGTATGAAGGAGCGGGTGCGGTTGGTGGGAGGCAGCTTGACCGTGTCGACAGCGCCCGGCCGCGGCACGCATCTCGAGGTCTGTGTCCCGCTTCCAGGTGGGGCACATGTCTAA
- a CDS encoding DUF3015 domain-containing protein, which produces MKGRWLIACAGILVGLQGGTAFAVNPDNGPGCGLGKLAWADYKTPKNIAPQVMMATTNGTFGSQTFGISFGTSGCTNDGKVMAGQQTNLFVAGTFDTLSEDMARGGGEHLAALATLMGIPAEQQPAFFAMTQQQYHMLVQAGEASPVAVVKALEDAVTGRSMVAQIPDRP; this is translated from the coding sequence ATGAAGGGACGATGGCTCATCGCATGTGCGGGTATCCTGGTCGGTCTTCAGGGCGGTACGGCCTTCGCCGTGAATCCGGACAATGGCCCCGGATGTGGATTAGGGAAACTGGCCTGGGCCGACTACAAGACACCGAAGAACATTGCGCCACAGGTCATGATGGCGACCACCAATGGCACATTCGGCAGCCAGACGTTCGGAATCAGCTTCGGCACCTCTGGCTGCACCAACGACGGCAAGGTTATGGCCGGGCAGCAGACGAATCTGTTCGTCGCCGGCACGTTTGATACGCTGTCCGAAGATATGGCGAGGGGCGGCGGGGAACATCTCGCGGCCTTAGCCACGTTGATGGGGATCCCGGCCGAACAGCAGCCGGCCTTTTTTGCCATGACGCAGCAACAGTATCACATGCTGGTCCAAGCCGGTGAGGCGTCGCCCGTCGCGGTGGTCAAGGCGCTTGAGGATGCTGTGACCGGACGTTCGATGGTCGCCCAGATTCCTGATCGCCCGTGA
- the lexA gene encoding transcriptional repressor LexA — protein sequence MTPDAFKQARLSLGLTQQALADQLKRKRLAIVRYESGARRIPGVVEVALQSLGSSSFVPLVGIVAAGDPIEPIPQTEQVEVPRSMMGKGDTFALRVKGESMRDDGILPGDIVVVQKQDTARNGQTVIALLNGEATVKTYRRKGGMVELHPANDTMQPLLVKDADTFHIEGIVVGVIRHLRR from the coding sequence ATGACTCCTGACGCGTTCAAACAGGCCCGATTGTCCTTGGGGCTGACTCAACAAGCTCTGGCCGATCAGCTCAAACGGAAACGCCTGGCCATCGTGCGGTATGAATCCGGGGCGCGGCGAATTCCCGGCGTGGTCGAGGTCGCGCTGCAATCCCTGGGGTCGTCCTCCTTCGTGCCGCTGGTCGGCATTGTCGCTGCCGGCGATCCTATCGAACCCATCCCCCAGACGGAGCAAGTCGAGGTCCCTCGCAGCATGATGGGCAAGGGCGACACCTTTGCGCTTCGCGTCAAAGGGGAGTCCATGCGCGATGACGGCATTCTCCCTGGAGACATCGTGGTCGTACAGAAACAAGACACGGCGCGGAATGGCCAGACCGTCATTGCATTGCTCAATGGCGAAGCGACCGTGAAAACTTACCGACGCAAAGGCGGCATGGTGGAACTTCATCCGGCGAACGACACCATGCAGCCGCTGCTCGTCAAAGACGCCGATACCTTTCATATTGAAGGTATTGTGGTGGGCGTCATTCGGCATCTTCGGCGATAG
- a CDS encoding DNA polymerase Y family protein: MDRQIVCFAIPSLDIALARLTDSSLRTRPLVIAPLNNPRTLLREVSREAEQEGVRVGMPLTLARRLCPSLRVRPPDLPRAETADASLRTVIRRYAPTWEPVHPGAVMMDVTGTTRLFGAACDVAATVQQEIVTRYRLEGVAGVGSNKLVAQTAASLIEPSELCDVRQGSERLFMSPLSVHSLPGIHRPCMRTVLKRLDDLNLRSLGDIAESPLDALEIVLGNYAGQLSRWAQGIDPTPVLPPVSHPSMDETIVLEPDEVDDALLWGRLADSLQRLCRTLRHQRRMCNGLSLTLRYSDHREVTTTARVIPDTCWEIDISGSLQHLFQRAFRRRIRLRLMTLSLTGLNDFAEQGTLFDDRPPGEQTTRNRAQRLALALDRLHERFGEQAIRYGRRR; encoded by the coding sequence ATGGATCGTCAGATCGTCTGTTTTGCCATCCCCTCTCTGGATATCGCGCTTGCACGCCTGACCGATTCGTCCCTTCGCACCAGGCCGTTGGTCATTGCCCCCCTCAACAATCCCCGCACACTTCTGCGCGAGGTCTCGCGAGAAGCTGAGCAGGAGGGGGTGCGCGTCGGCATGCCGCTCACCCTCGCACGCCGTCTCTGCCCCTCGTTGCGTGTCCGCCCTCCGGACCTTCCTCGCGCGGAGACCGCCGATGCATCCCTCCGCACGGTCATCCGCCGATACGCGCCGACCTGGGAGCCCGTTCACCCGGGTGCCGTCATGATGGACGTGACCGGCACCACGCGCCTCTTCGGTGCGGCGTGCGACGTGGCAGCCACCGTCCAACAGGAGATAGTGACCCGGTATCGACTCGAAGGGGTCGCCGGCGTGGGCAGCAACAAACTGGTCGCGCAGACCGCCGCCTCATTGATCGAACCGTCCGAACTCTGCGATGTGCGACAGGGCTCCGAACGCCTGTTCATGTCCCCACTGTCCGTGCACAGCCTGCCCGGCATCCACCGCCCCTGCATGCGGACCGTATTGAAACGGCTGGATGACCTCAACCTACGCTCGTTGGGAGACATTGCGGAAAGTCCCCTGGACGCCCTGGAGATCGTACTGGGGAACTATGCCGGACAACTCTCCCGCTGGGCACAAGGCATTGATCCAACCCCCGTCCTTCCCCCCGTGAGTCACCCGTCCATGGATGAGACCATTGTGTTGGAGCCGGATGAGGTCGATGATGCCCTCCTCTGGGGACGCCTCGCCGACAGCTTACAGCGGCTCTGCCGCACGCTCCGCCACCAACGTCGTATGTGTAACGGCCTGTCGTTGACCCTTCGCTACAGTGATCACCGTGAGGTCACGACCACCGCACGGGTGATTCCCGATACTTGCTGGGAGATCGACATCTCCGGCTCACTGCAGCATCTGTTTCAACGCGCCTTCCGGCGCCGGATCCGGCTGCGCCTCATGACGCTCAGCCTGACCGGCCTCAACGACTTTGCCGAACAGGGCACATTGTTTGATGATCGCCCGCCCGGTGAGCAGACCACCCGCAACCGGGCGCAGCGGCTTGCCCTCGCGCTCGATCGACTCCACGAGCGATTCGGCGAACAGGCCATCCGTTATGGAAGACGCCGATAG
- a CDS encoding DNA polymerase III subunit alpha, whose translation MSVDVVPLHTHSSYSPMWGVPTLEALCQEARAQGHDRLALTDTNGLYGAIRFLEVAKHAGLKPILGAELIQDQHRAVLLAKNPDGYANLCRLLSARHEDDGFEFITAVAQYREGLVILSDDQAALTEWHKASAEDLYVELTPDTDLQAAVDFSRQTGLPPVATTRAAMLRPAEYDAHRLLRAIALNTTLSRLRAAHCCAPSHWLMPPSAMERHLPHMPDALANTRRIAEHCSTDWDFDTTVFPSFRRLSADAAFETLRAKTYEGAQWRYGTVSEPVRKRIEYELGIIRDKRYADYFLVVDEIVRQSPRTCGRGSAAASIVSYCLGITHVDPIRHRLLFERFLNPGRHDPPDIDIDFPWDERPKILEWVFARYGAHQAAMVANQNTLAARAAMREIAKVYGLPAAEIGKALDLLHRRADFVEVTTDSTLKTWAAQVCTALRLNPPWPDILFWAGQLQGHFRHLGLHPGGVVLVPDEIRRYVPVERSASGIPVIQWEKDQAEDAGLVKIDLLGNRSLAVIRDALAAIAANNGRIIDYAAWDPISDPATQDLIRRGDTMGCFYVESPATRLLLKKLWTTMPPAQRARADVFDYLVAVSSIIRPAANVFADDFVRRAHGEPYRALHPLLETVLADTHGIMVYQEDVMKVAVALGGFSVHDGDQLRKILSKKHKERQLRDYQRQFYIGAAARQIPRSVVDQVWAMIMSFAGYSFCKPHSASYAQVSFKSAYLRAHYPAEFLAAVISNQGGYYSAFAYLSEGRRMGLTILAPDINASDWAYRGSDKAIRVGLMQLKALREDFAKHIVAEREARGPYRSLQHFLDRLKPETAQTTLLIKAGCFDSVAGELTRPALIWRLHASQNRTPAGYLPIPADYSPHRQLVHEWEIFGFPLSGHPLDRFTKSIAGLPHICAQELPRHIGTTVRLLGWMVTEKIVSTKRGEPMEFVTFEDRTGLYDATFFPDTYRRYCHLLASAQAYLITGKVEAHFAAITLTVKTLQTLTISDWNVADNH comes from the coding sequence ATGTCCGTCGACGTCGTCCCGCTGCATACCCATTCGTCGTACTCACCCATGTGGGGCGTGCCGACCCTGGAAGCGCTCTGTCAGGAAGCCCGCGCACAAGGCCACGACCGGCTGGCGCTCACCGACACTAACGGACTGTACGGGGCGATTCGCTTTCTCGAGGTGGCGAAGCACGCGGGGCTTAAGCCCATCCTGGGAGCGGAACTGATACAGGACCAGCACCGCGCCGTGTTGTTGGCCAAAAATCCAGACGGCTACGCCAACCTGTGCCGACTGCTCTCCGCTCGTCACGAGGATGACGGCTTCGAGTTCATCACGGCCGTCGCGCAATATCGAGAGGGCCTGGTGATTCTTTCAGATGACCAAGCCGCGCTGACGGAGTGGCATAAGGCATCGGCTGAGGATCTGTATGTGGAACTCACGCCCGACACGGACCTACAGGCAGCAGTCGACTTCAGCCGACAGACGGGGCTCCCGCCTGTGGCCACGACCCGCGCGGCCATGCTGCGCCCCGCGGAATATGACGCGCATCGCCTCCTACGCGCCATTGCCCTGAACACCACCCTGTCCAGACTCCGGGCCGCGCACTGCTGCGCGCCGTCGCACTGGCTCATGCCCCCTTCTGCCATGGAGCGGCACCTGCCTCATATGCCAGACGCCCTCGCCAACACCCGCCGCATCGCGGAACACTGTTCGACTGATTGGGACTTCGACACCACAGTGTTTCCGTCCTTCCGCCGCCTCTCCGCCGACGCCGCCTTCGAGACGCTGCGGGCCAAGACCTATGAGGGAGCACAGTGGCGCTATGGGACAGTGTCTGAACCGGTCAGGAAACGGATCGAGTACGAATTGGGCATCATTCGAGACAAACGGTACGCCGACTATTTTCTCGTGGTCGATGAGATTGTCCGTCAATCGCCTCGAACCTGCGGGCGAGGCTCTGCAGCCGCGTCCATCGTCTCCTACTGTCTGGGAATCACTCACGTCGATCCGATTCGGCATCGCCTGCTGTTTGAACGGTTTCTCAATCCCGGGCGACATGACCCGCCGGATATCGACATCGACTTTCCCTGGGACGAGCGTCCCAAGATTCTCGAATGGGTATTTGCCCGCTATGGCGCGCATCAGGCCGCCATGGTCGCGAATCAGAACACCCTGGCGGCGCGAGCGGCCATGCGGGAAATTGCCAAGGTGTACGGCCTCCCGGCGGCTGAAATCGGCAAGGCGCTGGATCTCCTGCACCGCCGAGCCGACTTTGTGGAGGTGACGACCGACTCCACCTTGAAAACATGGGCCGCACAGGTCTGCACGGCCTTGCGCCTCAACCCGCCGTGGCCGGACATTCTTTTCTGGGCCGGACAGCTCCAGGGACATTTTCGCCATCTCGGGTTGCACCCTGGCGGCGTGGTGCTGGTCCCCGACGAGATCCGCCGCTATGTTCCGGTGGAACGGTCGGCATCAGGGATTCCGGTGATTCAATGGGAGAAGGACCAGGCCGAAGATGCGGGGTTGGTGAAAATCGACCTGCTCGGCAATCGTTCGCTCGCCGTCATTCGTGATGCGCTGGCGGCTATTGCTGCCAACAACGGCCGCATCATCGACTATGCCGCATGGGACCCGATCAGCGATCCTGCCACGCAGGATCTGATCCGGCGCGGAGATACGATGGGCTGCTTTTATGTGGAATCTCCGGCCACCCGGCTCCTGCTCAAGAAACTCTGGACGACCATGCCGCCGGCCCAGCGCGCGAGGGCCGATGTCTTTGACTACCTCGTGGCCGTTTCCTCCATCATCCGCCCTGCGGCCAATGTGTTCGCCGATGACTTCGTCCGGCGCGCGCATGGAGAGCCGTATCGCGCCCTACACCCCCTGCTCGAGACAGTGCTGGCCGACACCCATGGGATCATGGTGTACCAGGAAGATGTGATGAAGGTAGCCGTGGCGCTGGGCGGGTTCTCGGTGCATGACGGCGATCAGCTGCGCAAGATCTTGAGCAAGAAACACAAAGAGCGGCAACTGCGGGACTATCAGCGGCAATTTTACATCGGAGCGGCGGCACGGCAGATTCCACGCTCCGTGGTCGATCAGGTATGGGCCATGATCATGAGCTTCGCTGGCTACAGTTTCTGTAAGCCGCATTCCGCCAGTTACGCACAAGTGTCCTTCAAATCGGCCTACCTGCGGGCGCATTACCCCGCAGAGTTCCTCGCCGCCGTCATCAGCAATCAAGGCGGGTACTACTCCGCCTTCGCCTATTTGTCCGAGGGCAGACGAATGGGACTCACTATCCTTGCGCCCGATATCAATGCGAGTGACTGGGCCTACCGCGGATCCGATAAGGCCATCCGGGTCGGATTGATGCAGCTCAAGGCACTGCGCGAAGACTTCGCGAAGCACATCGTGGCGGAGCGAGAAGCCCGTGGCCCCTATCGATCACTGCAACACTTTCTCGATCGTCTCAAGCCGGAGACAGCCCAAACCACCCTGTTGATTAAAGCCGGCTGCTTCGATTCCGTGGCTGGTGAATTGACCAGACCCGCGCTGATCTGGAGGCTCCATGCATCCCAAAACCGCACACCTGCGGGCTACCTCCCGATCCCCGCCGACTACTCCCCTCACCGGCAACTCGTGCACGAATGGGAGATCTTCGGATTTCCCCTCAGCGGGCATCCACTGGATCGATTCACGAAGAGCATCGCAGGGCTCCCTCATATCTGCGCGCAAGAGTTGCCCCGACACATCGGGACAACGGTCCGCCTCCTGGGGTGGATGGTCACGGAAAAGATTGTGTCGACAAAGCGGGGAGAGCCCATGGAGTTTGTGACATTCGAAGATCGGACCGGCCTCTATGACGCGACCTTCTTTCCCGACACCTATCGGCGTTACTGCCATCTGCTGGCTTCCGCCCAGGCCTATCTCATCACCGGCAAAGTCGAAGCACACTTTGCCGCAATAACCCTGACTGTGAAGACGCTGCAGACACTGACCATTTCTGACTGGAATGTAGCCGACAATCATTGA
- a CDS encoding type I restriction enzyme HsdR N-terminal domain-containing protein has protein sequence MPYSEEDIKQKFVLPYLQSIGFELNELTLEKGFRIRFPNRTFRVDTAKEITSAGARLDILVTRNGKNLFIVEAKIDSQELTDGDRDQAITYCRLVDPMAPFAIVTNGRTTKMYRSLDKEEVGIKKDAIIKYDPGKDLQDLYSEALEHFIGYSPENFLTFCGSQIDQAMTTLMGSSEEPHKKFIPEVFVSSRRLSSEIARFLESDKAVFAIIGESGIGKTCAMCGLSGVFRRTHPVLFYRARNFITDIPDTIASDFNWAFSPQSSAITLFKKLDRLLTDKPLLVFVDAVDEWENQLKVEILGDFARHIKGRNIRLILSCRGEPWPQFLNSRGIPSDLSTHIFAAEEGKPGFQLAPIDPGEFTQLLRQYRKFYGFTGPIDAEVVKECRQSPFLLRICFEVAKQHKAPRLSLTIREIFDEYFDRILERVSARDVNAARRVLLILARLQLEKNQEVTSESVLRSTLGLRFDEEIPQALFDASILEKNPLGSEFHVGFYFRKLRDYLVAFHVERWDKQNTDDFRQSWRETFWSGVRLQAALLFYQLANVEKKKVIDGPYRASAEAYLDLYDSILQQHFPNLRKRFLPHTAGAIGFVAVLDLLGGRVVAYGFTVNEPGEERVKFVPSLGNIWGKREADLPFLYETPVLQYRSSTDGFNNIDVRQEVVENEILDQIRALVRVGALNEFCCYYLSLEKVLGLIFVLQKDCYGLRNIHAISQCLPIQINQIELQIRYSRAYRELEHRARQQKLAKGNDPLTFEDIQHIQQQARDIATNSAPLPSTIRNIPLDTAELMLEEALAALRVSANAVDDVILPDQDNFSGSLRCVWDYWTEETLAAWIPRFYEMFISDYKHIVEQNFPTLKHYFELYSQMPGAFFVVVHPGTNPLKFEVYTCASNGAEVNSVIRCQPSDIQYFSTTRVLAWKGQQFMVRGIWYASVESIMCSPNYHLLGAPREFVFLRQQVYTRIQRELPIVCDALRQMI, from the coding sequence ATGCCTTACAGCGAAGAAGATATAAAACAAAAATTTGTACTTCCTTACCTTCAGAGCATCGGATTCGAGCTCAATGAGCTCACACTTGAAAAAGGTTTTCGCATTAGGTTCCCCAATCGAACCTTCAGGGTCGATACGGCTAAAGAAATAACAAGTGCCGGAGCCCGGCTAGATATCCTTGTTACGAGAAACGGAAAGAATCTCTTTATTGTTGAAGCAAAAATAGATTCGCAGGAACTAACGGATGGCGATAGAGACCAGGCAATCACCTATTGCAGGCTCGTTGATCCTATGGCTCCGTTTGCGATAGTGACGAACGGAAGAACAACAAAGATGTATCGCTCGCTTGACAAAGAGGAAGTAGGAATAAAGAAGGATGCCATAATCAAATACGATCCTGGGAAAGATCTTCAAGATCTATACTCTGAGGCCCTTGAACATTTCATTGGCTATTCTCCAGAGAATTTTCTGACATTCTGCGGCTCCCAGATAGACCAAGCGATGACCACTCTCATGGGCTCGTCCGAGGAGCCCCATAAGAAATTCATCCCTGAGGTTTTCGTTAGTTCGAGGCGATTATCGTCGGAAATCGCTAGATTTCTGGAAAGTGACAAAGCGGTCTTCGCCATAATTGGAGAATCTGGGATAGGCAAAACATGCGCAATGTGTGGACTATCTGGAGTATTTCGCCGGACGCACCCAGTTCTATTTTATAGGGCAAGAAATTTTATCACAGACATTCCGGACACGATTGCGAGTGACTTCAATTGGGCCTTCTCCCCTCAGAGCAGCGCAATCACCCTTTTTAAGAAATTGGACCGGCTTCTTACCGATAAGCCCTTGCTTGTGTTTGTTGACGCAGTGGACGAATGGGAGAACCAGCTCAAAGTTGAAATCCTTGGAGATTTCGCCAGACATATTAAAGGTCGCAACATCAGGCTTATTTTAAGCTGCCGGGGTGAACCGTGGCCCCAATTCTTGAACAGCAGAGGAATTCCGTCCGATCTTTCGACCCATATCTTTGCTGCAGAGGAGGGGAAGCCAGGGTTTCAGCTCGCACCAATCGACCCAGGTGAATTCACTCAACTCCTACGCCAGTATCGAAAATTCTATGGGTTCACGGGACCAATCGATGCAGAGGTCGTGAAGGAGTGTCGCCAATCACCTTTTCTATTGAGAATTTGCTTCGAGGTCGCAAAGCAACACAAGGCTCCTCGTCTCTCACTTACCATTAGAGAAATTTTCGACGAATATTTTGACCGAATTCTAGAAAGAGTTTCAGCCCGAGATGTGAATGCCGCGCGGAGGGTACTTCTTATCCTTGCTCGTCTTCAATTGGAGAAAAACCAGGAAGTAACCAGTGAATCGGTCCTTCGAAGTACTTTGGGCCTGCGATTTGATGAGGAAATCCCACAAGCTCTTTTTGATGCAAGCATCCTAGAGAAAAACCCATTGGGATCAGAGTTTCATGTGGGATTTTATTTTAGAAAGCTACGTGACTACCTTGTCGCGTTTCATGTTGAGAGGTGGGACAAACAAAACACAGATGATTTCAGACAGTCTTGGCGGGAAACTTTCTGGTCCGGCGTTCGACTGCAAGCGGCGTTACTGTTCTATCAACTCGCAAATGTTGAAAAGAAAAAAGTTATAGATGGGCCTTATCGAGCGAGCGCTGAAGCATATCTTGACCTATACGATTCGATCCTCCAGCAGCATTTCCCAAATTTGCGGAAACGGTTCCTCCCGCACACGGCTGGCGCGATCGGATTCGTCGCAGTGCTCGATCTTCTGGGTGGTCGCGTCGTGGCCTATGGTTTCACAGTTAATGAGCCGGGGGAAGAACGAGTCAAGTTTGTACCGAGCTTGGGGAATATTTGGGGGAAACGGGAAGCAGATCTCCCCTTTCTATATGAAACCCCGGTATTGCAATATCGCTCCTCGACTGATGGGTTCAACAACATTGATGTAAGGCAGGAGGTCGTAGAGAATGAAATCCTCGACCAAATAAGAGCTCTCGTCCGTGTGGGCGCGCTCAACGAATTCTGCTGCTATTATCTGTCACTTGAGAAGGTACTTGGGCTGATCTTTGTCCTACAAAAAGATTGTTATGGACTTCGGAACATTCATGCAATTTCGCAGTGCCTGCCAATCCAGATTAACCAAATTGAGCTACAAATTCGATACAGCAGGGCCTACAGAGAGTTAGAACATCGGGCTAGGCAACAGAAATTAGCCAAAGGCAATGATCCGCTCACATTCGAGGACATCCAGCACATTCAGCAACAGGCCAGAGACATTGCCACAAATAGTGCGCCACTACCTTCAACTATACGAAACATACCTCTGGACACTGCTGAATTGATGCTGGAAGAAGCGCTTGCAGCGCTACGTGTAAGTGCGAATGCCGTCGACGATGTGATTCTGCCAGACCAAGACAATTTTTCCGGAAGCTTAAGATGCGTTTGGGACTATTGGACGGAAGAAACTCTCGCTGCTTGGATCCCTCGCTTTTATGAAATGTTCATTTCTGATTACAAGCATATTGTCGAGCAAAATTTCCCGACGCTCAAACATTATTTTGAACTGTATTCACAAATGCCCGGGGCGTTTTTTGTTGTTGTCCACCCAGGAACAAATCCGCTTAAATTCGAAGTGTACACGTGCGCGAGTAATGGAGCGGAAGTAAATAGCGTCATTCGATGCCAACCCAGCGACATACAGTACTTCTCTACAACTAGAGTCCTCGCGTGGAAAGGTCAGCAATTCATGGTGCGGGGCATATGGTACGCGTCTGTTGAATCAATCATGTGTTCCCCAAATTATCATCTTTTAGGTGCACCCAGAGAGTTTGTGTTTTTGAGACAGCAGGTATACACACGGATTCAAAGGGAATTGCCGATCGTATGTGATGCCTTGCGGCAAATGATCTAA